The DNA sequence GCACGGTCTGTTTGCCGTCAAGAAACCTTATGTCCTCATTGTTGACATAGATGTTGATGAACCTTCTTATCTCTCCGCTTTCATCGCAAAGACGGTCTTTCATTCCGGGGCACTCGGCCTCTATATTTTCAATCAGGTCGCCAACATTGCTTGCGGCAATGTTTATCTCATCCTTTCCACCGGAAAGGTTTCTGAGCGGTGTCGGTATTCGGACAAGCGCCA is a window from the Candidatus Dadabacteria bacterium genome containing:
- a CDS encoding MoaD/ThiS family protein, with amino-acid sequence MALVRIPTPLRNLSGGKDEINIAASNVGDLIENIEAECPGMKDRLCDESGEIRRFINIYVNNEDIRFLDGKQTVLSDGDNVSIIPAIAGG